A genome region from Methylorubrum populi includes the following:
- a CDS encoding IS1182 family transposase: MHHQTLGSNSLAPWRLALVTVLQFSEHLSDRQAADAVRARIDWKYALGLELTDPGFHFSVLTEFRARLIAGGGEQLLLDRMLARFKARGLVKARGKQRTDSTHVLAAVHDLHLLELVAETLRAALDDLAAVAPDWLRGIARPVWFERYGRRVEDYRLPRARTEREALALAIGTDGFALLEALDAPAAPPEVRAVPMVGTLRDVWRVHYAREGSGPPRWRSGAELPPVGERLQSPYDPEVHYSTKRQMEWSGYKVHVTEVCDADAAHLITNVMTCPAMQPDMASTAAIHEQLAAKNLLPAEHFVDAGYVDAGLLVGSRRDHDVALEGPVRAMPRRATQAEQTYEQRHFAIDWEGERVTCPQGKTSVTWRATRDEVGAPRFQAVFSRTDCGACATRALCTASKEARRSVYFLPRPEYEALNAARDRMQDPAWKQRYRIRAGIEGTLSQGVRAFGLRRSRYIGQARTGLQQVCVAAAMNAARVVHWLAAVPRARTRTTRFAALAQAA, translated from the coding sequence GTGCACCATCAAACCCTGGGATCAAACAGTCTTGCGCCCTGGCGGCTGGCCCTGGTCACGGTCCTCCAGTTCTCCGAGCACCTGAGCGACCGTCAAGCGGCCGACGCCGTACGTGCACGCATCGACTGGAAGTACGCGCTCGGTCTCGAATTGACCGATCCGGGCTTCCACTTCAGCGTGCTGACCGAGTTCCGTGCCCGTCTCATTGCCGGCGGCGGCGAGCAGTTGCTGCTGGACCGGATGCTCGCCCGCTTCAAGGCTCGGGGGCTGGTCAAAGCGCGCGGCAAGCAGCGCACCGACAGCACGCACGTGCTGGCTGCCGTTCACGATCTGCACCTCCTTGAACTGGTCGCCGAGACCCTGCGCGCTGCGCTCGACGATCTCGCTGCCGTCGCTCCGGACTGGCTGCGCGGCATCGCTCGACCGGTCTGGTTCGAGCGCTATGGACGCCGGGTGGAGGACTATCGCCTGCCCAGGGCTCGGACGGAACGCGAGGCACTCGCTCTTGCGATCGGTACGGACGGGTTTGCCCTACTCGAAGCGCTGGACGCGCCGGCGGCACCGCCTGAGGTGCGGGCCGTGCCGATGGTGGGAACGCTGCGCGATGTATGGCGAGTGCATTATGCCCGCGAGGGAAGCGGGCCGCCACGGTGGCGCAGCGGCGCCGAGTTGCCGCCGGTCGGCGAGCGACTGCAGTCTCCCTACGACCCGGAGGTCCACTACAGCACCAAGCGGCAGATGGAATGGTCGGGTTACAAGGTACACGTCACCGAAGTCTGCGATGCGGACGCGGCCCATCTGATCACAAACGTGATGACCTGTCCGGCGATGCAGCCGGACATGGCGAGCACGGCCGCGATCCACGAGCAGCTGGCGGCAAAGAACCTTCTGCCGGCCGAGCACTTCGTGGATGCCGGCTACGTCGATGCGGGACTGCTGGTCGGTAGCCGACGCGACCATGACGTCGCGTTGGAAGGGCCGGTCCGCGCCATGCCGAGGCGGGCGACGCAGGCTGAGCAGACCTATGAACAGCGCCACTTCGCAATCGACTGGGAAGGCGAGCGGGTCACCTGTCCCCAGGGCAAGACGTCAGTGACGTGGCGCGCTACCCGCGACGAGGTCGGTGCCCCGCGCTTCCAGGCGGTGTTCAGCCGGACCGATTGCGGCGCCTGCGCGACGCGAGCGCTTTGCACCGCGTCGAAGGAGGCGCGCCGCTCCGTCTACTTCCTGCCGCGCCCGGAATACGAGGCGCTGAACGCCGCTCGAGACCGGATGCAGGATCCAGCCTGGAAGCAGCGGTATCGCATCCGCGCCGGGATCGAAGGCACGCTCTCGCAGGGCGTGCGGGCCTTCGGACTACGCAGGAGCCGATACATCGGCCAAGCCAGGACCGGACTGCAGCAGGTGTGCGTGGCCGCAGCGATGAACGCCGCGCGGGTCGTACACTGGTTGGCGGCAGTGCCGCGAGCCAGGACGCGCACGACACGCTTCGCAGCCTTGGCACAGGCCGCCTGA
- a CDS encoding recombinase family protein, translated as MPRFGYARVSSIDQDLTIQLAKLKAAGCEVIRSEKMSGKSADDRPELATVMQFLRKGDELVVVRLDRLGRSTRDVLNLVHELDQKGTSLRILDPELTTGGDVGRIVVTVLGMVAEMERKFILARQRTGIEAAKAAGVYAGKGRAKTVPDAEIRRRHAAGEGPAAIARQLGVSRTSVYRALGERVPAEP; from the coding sequence ATGCCACGTTTCGGCTACGCCCGCGTCTCCTCCATCGACCAAGACCTCACCATCCAGCTCGCCAAGCTCAAGGCGGCCGGCTGCGAGGTGATCCGCTCGGAAAAGATGTCGGGCAAGTCGGCCGACGATCGGCCGGAGCTCGCAACGGTGATGCAGTTCCTGCGCAAGGGCGACGAGCTGGTAGTCGTCCGCCTCGACCGGCTTGGCCGCTCGACCCGAGACGTGCTCAACCTCGTGCACGAACTCGATCAGAAGGGAACCTCGCTGCGTATCCTCGATCCGGAGCTGACCACCGGGGGCGACGTCGGTCGGATCGTCGTGACCGTGCTCGGCATGGTGGCCGAGATGGAGCGCAAGTTCATCCTGGCGCGGCAGCGCACGGGCATCGAGGCGGCGAAGGCCGCCGGCGTCTATGCGGGGAAGGGGCGGGCGAAGACAGTCCCCGACGCGGAGATCCGTCGGCGTCACGCTGCGGGGGAGGGGCCGGCGGCCATCGCCCGCCAACTCGGCGTTTCGAGGACCAGCGTCTATCGCGCGCTTGGTGAGAGAGTTCCGGCCGAGCCGTAG